A part of Plasmodium sp. gorilla clade G2 genome assembly, chromosome: 8 genomic DNA contains:
- a CDS encoding apicoplast ribosomal protein L21 precursor, putative yields the protein MFFIFSSKNKSFLLWASFMLMYIINISIYVSKISHHHHLNKKIYNLNFVSNIFKSNKRRRSNALNVLISSPAQVKLSEIEDDKDRSGKYCIIEICGKIRWVEEGRFYDVFRIKQEENKNIYLNRVLFYSNEEGKIFFGRPFLDNVRIHATVLNHFRGHKIYRLKYKPKKNYKRFYGHRQEMTRIKINKIEYNNELLGQEKRIYNFFKDDSLYYILNRIHNIVRPSLELKHLKKNFIEYINSFCSLKFETFYKHRGNYKKEKMLRNILKTKKLSKRPEVIEEVKKIEEEKERQRLTKCDPLDDFDPVVNEFMIKEHFYSQYK from the coding sequence atgttttttattttttcgagtaaaaataaatcctTTTTGCTATGGGCAAGTTTTATgcttatgtatattattaacatttcAATATATGTAAGTAAAATAagtcatcatcatcatttgaataaaaaaatatataatttaaattttgtgagtaatatatttaaatcgAATAAGAGAAGAAGAAGTAATGCATTAAATGTTTTAATCAGTTCACCTGCACAAGTAAAATTGTCAGAAATTGAAGATGATAAAGATAGAAGTGGaaaatattgtattataGAAATATGTGGAAAAATTAGATGGGTAGAAGAAGGTCGATTTTATGATGTATTTAGAATAAaacaagaagaaaataaaaatatatatttgaatagagttttattttatagtaATGAAGAAGGGAAGATATTTTTTGGTAGACCGTTTTTAGATAATGTTCGTATTCATGCAACAGTATTAAATCATTTTCGAggacataaaatatatcgattaaaatataaaccaaaaaaaaattataaaaggtTTTATGGCCATAGACAAGAAATGACaagaattaaaataaataaaattgaatataataatgaattacTTGGTcaagaaaaaagaatttataatttttttaaagatgattctttatattatatattaaatcgtATACATAATATAGTCAGACCAAGTTTAGAATTAAAacatctaaaaaaaaattttatagaatatattaattcgTTCTGCTCTTTGAAATTCGAaacattttataaacatagaggtaattataaaaaagaaaaaatgctTCGTAATATtctaaaaacaaaaaaattaagcaAAAGACCTGAAGTTATTGAAGaagttaaaaaaattgaagaagAAAAGGAGAGACAGAGATTAACAAAATGTGACCCCCTCGACGATTTTGATCCAGTAGTAAATGAATTTATGATTAAAGAGCATTTCTATtcacaatataaataa